Sequence from the Herbaspirillum sp. meg3 genome:
TGAATGGAACGTCCTGGCGCAATCGCTGGACTTTGGTGATCTGAAAGTCATGGACCTGATGCGTCCCGCCAATGAAATCATTGCCCTGAGCGCCGCCAACACGCAGCAAGAAAATCTGGAAATCATCTATCGCAACCGGTTCAGCCGTTATCCCTACTTTGATGAAGAGCGTCAGGAGGTGCTGGGACTGTTGCACCTGAAGGACGTCTTCATTGCGCAGCAGGACGGCAAGGCGGTTTCTGACCTGCGCTTGTATCTGCGTCCGGTGCAATACATTTCGCCGAGTTTGTCGGCGCAAGAACTGCTGCGCCGTTTCCGCACCGGCTCTCCGCACTTCGCGATCATCGGTCGCCAGGGGCAGCCGGCGCTGGGCTTCATCACCCTGGATAATTTGCTGAGCGTGCTGGTGGGTGAGATTCGCGATGAATTTCGTCATACCAACAACGAGTGGACGCGTCAGGACGATGGCACCTTGCTGGGCAAAGGCAGCCTGCCTATCGTCACCCTGGAGCATATGCTGGGCATTGATTTTGAGTACGACGAGAGCGTCGACTCGGTGGGTGGTCTGGTGATGGAGAAGCTGGGTGAGGTGCCTAAGGAAGGTCAGAAGGTGGAGTTCCCGGCGTTTGACATCGTGGTGGTGAAGATGAAGGGGCCTAAGATTGTGTTGGTGAAGGTTTTTCCCAAGATGGTGGATGGGGAGTGGGTTGGGGAGTCGGAGGGATAGGGCTTTGTTGTTTGTGTTTTGTTCCGACTTGCTCGTTGTGCGTTGATGCATGCTGTTCTTTCTCCGATCAACCCTTCGCCGGGCCGCCCCCGGCAAAACGAGGCTGATCGAAGAAAGAACCGCATCAGTAACAACAAACACCAAGCCGGAACAAAACAAATACCGACCATAAAAAAGCCGCCCAAACAGGCGGCTTTTTGCATCCCAAGCGACAAGCGCTCGCAATGCTTACTGCATAAACCACCCATGGCTAACCACCACCGATTGACCGGTCAATGCATTCGTCGGAAACGCCGCCAAAAACACCGCCGTCTGCGCCACATCCGCGGTCGTCGTGAACTCACCGTCAACCGTATCCTTCAACATCACCTTCTTGATCACATCTTCTTCGCTGATGTTCAACTCCTTGGCTTGCTCAGGAATCTGCTTCTCCACCAGCGGGGTGCGTACAAAGCCCGGACAGATCACGTTGGAACGGATCTTGTCCTTGGCGCCTTCTTTGGCAACGACCTTGGCCAGACCGATCAGGCCGTGTTTGGCAGTGACGTACGGAGCCTTCAGCGGCGAGGCTTCGTGCGAGTGCACTGAACCCATATAGATGATCGAGCCGCCGTTGCCGGCTTTGATCATTGCACGCATCGCGGCGCGGGTGGTCAGGTAGGCGCCGTCGAGGTGGATCGCCAGCATCTTGCGCCAGTTGTCCAGCGTGCTGTCGACGATCGGGGCGATAATCTGGATGCCTGCATTGCTGATCAGGATGTCGAGCGTGCCGTAGGCGGCGACGGCATCTGCGATACCCTTGTCGACTTGTGCTTCGTCGACCACGTTCATGGCGACGGCCATGGCGGTGCCGCCGCTCTTGTTGATTTCTTCTGCAGCTGCTTTGGCGGCGTCGAGCGCCAGATCGGCGATGACGACCTTGGCGCCTGCCTTGGCGTATTCAATGGCGATTTCCTTGCCGATACCGCTGGCTGCGCCTGTGATCAGGGCGACTTTATCTTTGAGTTGCATGACGTTCCTTTATTTAGCAAGATAATCAAAAGCGACCGTGCCCAGAGGCAAGGTCAGGTCAGACAAAATATGTACAGCCGATATGATTTC
This genomic interval carries:
- a CDS encoding hemolysin family protein; protein product: MENILLIVAALFLVALNGFFVAAEFGLVKLRQTRIRAIVKTQGLRGRILATVHNQLDAYLSACQLGITLASLGLGWIGEPAFASLLEPLFAFLGVSSPELIHGVSFVFAFVIISFLHIVVGELAPKSMAIRNPERIGLWCAMPLYGFYWTMYPAIWLLNLSANWVLRVSGLGGAHGHDSHYSSDELKLILRGGGKTAGKFTRDEWNVLAQSLDFGDLKVMDLMRPANEIIALSAANTQQENLEIIYRNRFSRYPYFDEERQEVLGLLHLKDVFIAQQDGKAVSDLRLYLRPVQYISPSLSAQELLRRFRTGSPHFAIIGRQGQPALGFITLDNLLSVLVGEIRDEFRHTNNEWTRQDDGTLLGKGSLPIVTLEHMLGIDFEYDESVDSVGGLVMEKLGEVPKEGQKVEFPAFDIVVVKMKGPKIVLVKVFPKMVDGEWVGESEG
- a CDS encoding 3-hydroxybutyrate dehydrogenase, translating into MQLKDKVALITGAASGIGKEIAIEYAKAGAKVVIADLALDAAKAAAEEINKSGGTAMAVAMNVVDEAQVDKGIADAVAAYGTLDILISNAGIQIIAPIVDSTLDNWRKMLAIHLDGAYLTTRAAMRAMIKAGNGGSIIYMGSVHSHEASPLKAPYVTAKHGLIGLAKVVAKEGAKDKIRSNVICPGFVRTPLVEKQIPEQAKELNISEEDVIKKVMLKDTVDGEFTTTADVAQTAVFLAAFPTNALTGQSVVVSHGWFMQ